Sequence from the Methanosarcina siciliae T4/M genome:
ATGCAGGTTGCAAACAAAGTGTAACGGTTATAAGCAAGGCTCAAAGATTGTTAATCATAAGTTTTCATCAAACCAGACAGGGATTGTTACCTATGAAGTTTGCCTTTCCAGAAAAAGCCCCGGAGGCTATGAAAAATGGAAATAAAGGATTGAGTTTTGTAGCGGCGGTACTGCTAACAGCCACTCTTCTGACTTCGCCTGCATCTGCAGTTATCGTTTCAGGAGATACTCATCTTCAGGTTGAAGTCTCGGAAATAACCCCTAACCCTGCGAGGCCCGGAGAAGACCTGCTTATAACAGTCAATATAGAAAATACCGGTGATGAGCCTGCAGAGAATGTGATAATAGGGATTGAAGAACTTGACCCTTTTATCTTTAAGTACAGCACCTCGGATGTGTACGGTTCCGGGACCAATACCGAACGCACTTTTCAAATCGAACAGATAAGGCAGCGTTCGAAGGTCCAGGTGGACTTCCATTTCAGGGTCAACTCCGAAGCAAAATCTGGAGATTACCAGCTTGAATTTACTATCAAAGATGACAGCGGAACAAGCTTTTCAAAAAGGATTCCTATTCGAGTGGAGGGAAACCCTGATCTTGTGCTCACAGATACCGGGATCTTTCCGGTAAATGCGGAAAATTCCTCTTCCGGAGCCCTTGTCCCGGGGGAGGAATTTTACCTCAGGACTACAGTCAAAAATGCAGGGAACGGAGATGCGAAAAACGTCCGTGTTATCCTCGACCTGAACGGCTCTTCTCCGGTAATTTCCCTGCAGGATAATGTCCGTTTCTTTGAAAACCTGGGTGCCGGAAGTGTCGAAAACCTGTCTTTCAAACTCCTTTTAGGCAGCAATGCAGGCGTGCAGCCTTACAAGATTCCTCTCCGGATAACCGCCTCAAACGAAGCCGAAACCCTTCAGATCGACAAGTCCCAGGAAATAGGAGTGAATGTACTGAACCGGGCGAAAATAAATATTGCAAGCCTTAAATTCGACCCTGAGATACCTGAAAAAGGCCAGCAGGCTTCCATGATCCTGAGGCTTGAAAATGTGGGGGATGGAGAAGCCCGTTTTGTGAAAGCCAGGCTCGAAGGGCTTGATGGAGGCGGCAATACATATGCTTTTCTTGGAAAACTAAAAAAAGACGATGATGCCCCTGCAGTCTTTATCTTCATTCCTGAAAAGGCAGGAGAACAGGAGGTAACCCTGTTTGTGGAGTACGAGGACGATTTCGGGGCCCATCAGCTCAGTGAAAACCTGAAGTTCAATGTGA
This genomic interval carries:
- a CDS encoding COG1361 S-layer family protein; amino-acid sequence: MKFAFPEKAPEAMKNGNKGLSFVAAVLLTATLLTSPASAVIVSGDTHLQVEVSEITPNPARPGEDLLITVNIENTGDEPAENVIIGIEELDPFIFKYSTSDVYGSGTNTERTFQIEQIRQRSKVQVDFHFRVNSEAKSGDYQLEFTIKDDSGTSFSKRIPIRVEGNPDLVLTDTGIFPVNAENSSSGALVPGEEFYLRTTVKNAGNGDAKNVRVILDLNGSSPVISLQDNVRFFENLGAGSVENLSFKLLLGSNAGVQPYKIPLRITASNEAETLQIDKSQEIGVNVLNRAKINIASLKFDPEIPEKGQQASMILRLENVGDGEARFVKARLEGLDGGGNTYAFLGKLKKDDDAPAVFIFIPEKAGEQEVTLFVEYEDDFGAHQLSENLKFNVIRTKTSIVPIVLGAVIVLAAAGFYLKKKGKI